The following are encoded together in the Cicer arietinum cultivar CDC Frontier isolate Library 1 chromosome 2, Cicar.CDCFrontier_v2.0, whole genome shotgun sequence genome:
- the LOC101502733 gene encoding protein GAMETE EXPRESSED 3: MMSMTFLLLLALLPLIHALSSSSVSTHHLLSKPLIGEDDGRIYVCSDQTFLAFQNNGTIECSIHLDYKCNLAMAPLHGGNGKIYLVAENRILMIKYGKIASSEAVVEIFYGPEAGQHAETEIIGLSVSTLSSDVFINIKNQGLFAYSSRGRFLWSVGPVLYQFGYRQGCRKNLTDCSFASVPVLDQCEASIYIANTEGELYCLSVRGRDFRWIHDFSSLDKSFTITPGNNGHLYVTFPTKSLVLALDVFSGNILWQNTIGPLSKIDCAPVVDSNGWISIGSLDGFLYSFSPTGILKKFSRRNAENSIVQVGPFLDCSGFAVYSSQIEMEGKVSHSIGEYTVVSAIQPKAAIFTMLVPATGSIYWSQVYPGQLSTLLSKSDLSQFVVNEEILLTFLAASKVDTPLQCRTTGQKLASSCSQARNKLVNIYSGNERAIELFLLFESFLLVLIIGLVRFCCTFWAKKKLQDQGLGSFLDKRCSLQLQKKALVKTITELERKAAKESLDNEVFQKLGDIVRKKECIERKLSTTYSLGRDRTNSQTKSMLPLQIGKTQSYSFQGTKKQKLMMFHTLSDTSSESSNEDETRMLEVIDSSVKDKGKRPMVEVASTSSND, encoded by the exons ATGATGTCAATGACATTTTTACTTCTCCTTGCATTATTACCATTGATTCATGCATTGTCTTCTTCTTCTGTTTCTACACATCATTTGCTTTCTAAGCCACTTATTGGAGAAGATGATGGAAGAATCTATGTTTGTTCTGATCAAACCTTTTTGGCATTTCAAAACAATGGTACCATTGAATGCTCCATTCATCTTGATTACAAATGTAATCTTGCTATGGCTCCGCTTCATGGTGGTAATGGAAAG ATATACTTGGTAGCTGAAAATAGAATATTGATGATTAAGTATGGAAAAATTGCAAGTTCTGAAGCTGTAGTAGAAATTTTCTATGGTCCAGAAGCAGGTCAACATGCAGAAACTGAAATTATTGGGCTCTCAGTAAGCACATTAAGCTCAGATGTATTCATCAATATCAAGAATCAAGGACTCTTTGCTTATTCGTCACGCGGACGTTTTCTTTGGAGTGTAGGACCTGTGCTTTACCAGTTTGGTTACCGTCAAGGATGCAGAAAAAATCTTACAGATTGTTCATTTGCATCAGTTCCTGTGCTTGATCAATGTGAGGCTAGTATTTAT ATTGCAAACACAGAAGGAGAACTGTATTGTTTGTCAGTTCGTGGCCGTGACTTTAGATGGATACATGATTTTAGTTCATTAGACAAAAGTTTCACAATAACTCCTGGAAACAATGGTCATCTTTATGTAACATTTCCAACAAAATCTCTTGTACTAGCTTTGGATGTCTTTTCTGGTAATATCTTGTGGCAGAACACTATTGGACCATTAAGCAAAATTGACTGTGCTCCTGTTGTGGACTCTAATG GATGGATATCTATTGGTTCATTGGATGGATTCCTTTACTCATTTTCGCCAACCGGGATACTCAAGAAATTCTCAAGAAGAAATGCAGAGAACTCTATTGTTCAAGTTGGTCCTTTTCTTGATTGTTCAGGATTTGCTGTCTATAGTTCACAGATAGAGATGGAAGGAAAAGTTAGCCACAGTATTGGCGAATACACCGTTGTTTCGGCAATTCAACCGAAAGCTGCAATATTCACTATGTTGGTTCCTGCTACTGGATCAATCTATTGGTCTCAAGTCTATCCTG GTCAGCTTTCAACTTTATTATCCAAGAGTGATCTAAGTCAATTTGTTGTGAATGAGGAGATTCTTCTTACATTCCTTGCTGCCTCAA AGGTTGACACCCCACTGCAATGCCGTACAACAG GTCAGAAGCTTGCATCTAGCTGCTCTCAAGCAAGGAATAAGCTTGTCAACATCTATTCag GCAATGAAAGGGCAATAGAATTGTTTCTGCTGTTTGAGTCATTTCTGTTGGTGCTAATAATTGGACTTGTAAGATTTTGCTGTACATTTTGGGCAAAAAAGAAACTTCAAGATCAAGGCCTTGGAAGTTTCCTTGACAAGAGA TGTTCTCTTCAGCTCCAAAAGAAAGCTTTGGTTAAGACAATTACTGAGCTTGAGAGAAAAGCTGCAAAGGAATCATTGGACAATGAAGTTTTCCAAAAGTTAGGTGATATAGTAAGAAAAAAGGAATGCATTGAAAGGAAGTTATCAACCACCTACAGTTTAGGCAGGGACCGAACTAACTCACAAACAAAATCTATGCTTCCTTTACAAATTGGAAAAACACAAAGCTACTCGTTTCAAGGTACAAAGAAGCAGAAGCTGATGATGTTTCACACATTGAGTGATACATCTAGCGAAAGCAGCAATGAAGATGAGACAAGAATGCTCGAGGTAATAGATTCATCTGTTAAGGACAAAGGAAAAAGACCTATGGTAGAGGTTGCTTCAACTTCAAGTAATGATTAG